In one window of Oryzias melastigma strain HK-1 linkage group LG5, ASM292280v2, whole genome shotgun sequence DNA:
- the LOC112145326 gene encoding kynurenine 3-monooxygenase isoform X1, protein MEKSEGRQTGKKVVAVVGGGLVGALNACYFAKRGFNVHVYESREDIRKAKIVKGRSINLALSHRGRQALKRVGMEDKIISKGIPMHARMIHSLSGKQSPIPYGKKGQYILSVDRANLNKELLTEAETYPNTKLNFDHKLQDWSADTGLMTFSRTDGSKDQIHADLIVGCDGAFSAIRKQFLRRSRFNYSQTYIPHGYMELTMPPINGEFAMKPNYLHIWPRNTFMMIALPNLDKTFTCTLFMPFEDFEKITTGDEVIQFFQNYFPDTIPLIGAEALKKDYFRLPAQAMVSVKCTPYHIGEKCVLMGDAAHAVVPFYGQGMNAGFEDCIVFDELMEQFNEDFSAVLPEYTKVRVPDDHAIADLAMYNYVEMRAHVNSKWFLFRKHVDNVLHFFLPKTIIPLYTMVTFTRIPYHQAVERWHWQNKVINRGLLLSAAGAALGGSYLLTKYSHQMSQLAVPAEKIWSRLVTFRIPGMITTQM, encoded by the exons ATGGAGAAATCAGAAGGAAGACAAACTGGAAAGAAGGTTGTGGCAGTGGTGGGCGGTGGCTTG GTTGGAGCACTAAATGCCTGCTACTTTGCCAAAAGAGGCTTCAATGTTCACGTCTATGAAAGCAGGGAAG ATATCAGGAAAGCCAAAATCGTGAAGGGGAGGAGCATCAACCTGGCCTTGTCTCACAGAGGTCGGCAAGCATTGAAGCGTGTTGGAATGGAGGACAAG ATCATCTCCAAGGGAATTCCCATGCATGCAAGAATGATCCATTCCCTCAGTGGCAAACAGTCTCCAATCCCTTATGGCAAAAAAGGCCAG TACATCCTGTCAGTGGACCGGGCTAATCTGAACAAAGAGCTTCTAACCG AGGCAGAGACGTATCCAAACAcaaagctgaactttgaccacaAGCTTCAGGACTGGAGTGCTGACACAGGGCTGATGACCTTTAGCAG GACTGATGGATCAAAAGATCAAATTCATGCAGACCTGATTGTTGGTTGTGATGGAGCTTTTTCCGCCATTCGAAAGCAGTTCCTTCGGCGTAGTCGCTTTAACTACAGTCAGACGTACATCCCTCATGGCTACATGGAGCTCACCATGCCACCCATCAATGGAGAG tttgccATGAAGCCTAACTATCTGCACATCTGGCCACGAAACACTTTCATGATGATAGCTCTACCCAACCTG GACAAGACCTTTACCTGCACCCTCTTCATGCCATTTGAGGACTTTGAGAAGATCACAACAGGAGACGAAGTCATCCAGTTTTTCCAAAATTACTTCCCTGACACCATCCCGCTAATTGGAGC AGAAGCACTCAAGAAAGATTATTTCCGCCTTCCCGCTCAAGCGATGGTCTCTGTTAAGTGCACCCCATATCACATCGGTGAGAAATGTGTCCTTATGGGAGACGCAGCCCACGCTGTGGTGCCGTTCTATGGACAGGGGATGAACGCT ggcTTTGAGGACTGCATTGTCTTTGATGAACTAATGGAACAGTTCAATGAGGATTTCA GTGCCGTGTTGCCTGAGTATACCAAGGTGCGGGTTCCAGACGACCATGCAATTGCAGACCTGGCCATGTACAACTATGTTGAA atGCGAGCGCACGTCAACTCCAAATGGTTTCTCTTCAGAAAGCATGTAGATAACGTCCTTCACTTCTTCCTGCCGAAGACAATCATCCCACTTTACACAATG GTCACTTTTACCAGGATCCCATACCATCAGGCTGTGGAGCGCTGGCACTGgcaaaacaaa GTGATAAACCGCGGGCTGCTCCTCAGTGCTGCGGGGGCTGCGTTGGGAGGCTCCTACCTGCTCACCAAGTATAGTCATCAAATGAGCCAGCTTGCTGTTCCTGCAGAGAAAATATGGAGCAGACTTGTGACTTTTCGGATCCCTGGAATGATAACAACccaaatgtga
- the LOC112145326 gene encoding kynurenine 3-monooxygenase isoform X2 yields the protein MEKSEGRQTGKKVVAVVGGGLVGALNACYFAKRGFNVHVYESREDIRKAKIVKGRSINLALSHRGRQALKRVGMEDKYILSVDRANLNKELLTEAETYPNTKLNFDHKLQDWSADTGLMTFSRTDGSKDQIHADLIVGCDGAFSAIRKQFLRRSRFNYSQTYIPHGYMELTMPPINGEFAMKPNYLHIWPRNTFMMIALPNLDKTFTCTLFMPFEDFEKITTGDEVIQFFQNYFPDTIPLIGAEALKKDYFRLPAQAMVSVKCTPYHIGEKCVLMGDAAHAVVPFYGQGMNAGFEDCIVFDELMEQFNEDFSAVLPEYTKVRVPDDHAIADLAMYNYVEMRAHVNSKWFLFRKHVDNVLHFFLPKTIIPLYTMVTFTRIPYHQAVERWHWQNKVINRGLLLSAAGAALGGSYLLTKYSHQMSQLAVPAEKIWSRLVTFRIPGMITTQM from the exons ATGGAGAAATCAGAAGGAAGACAAACTGGAAAGAAGGTTGTGGCAGTGGTGGGCGGTGGCTTG GTTGGAGCACTAAATGCCTGCTACTTTGCCAAAAGAGGCTTCAATGTTCACGTCTATGAAAGCAGGGAAG ATATCAGGAAAGCCAAAATCGTGAAGGGGAGGAGCATCAACCTGGCCTTGTCTCACAGAGGTCGGCAAGCATTGAAGCGTGTTGGAATGGAGGACAAG TACATCCTGTCAGTGGACCGGGCTAATCTGAACAAAGAGCTTCTAACCG AGGCAGAGACGTATCCAAACAcaaagctgaactttgaccacaAGCTTCAGGACTGGAGTGCTGACACAGGGCTGATGACCTTTAGCAG GACTGATGGATCAAAAGATCAAATTCATGCAGACCTGATTGTTGGTTGTGATGGAGCTTTTTCCGCCATTCGAAAGCAGTTCCTTCGGCGTAGTCGCTTTAACTACAGTCAGACGTACATCCCTCATGGCTACATGGAGCTCACCATGCCACCCATCAATGGAGAG tttgccATGAAGCCTAACTATCTGCACATCTGGCCACGAAACACTTTCATGATGATAGCTCTACCCAACCTG GACAAGACCTTTACCTGCACCCTCTTCATGCCATTTGAGGACTTTGAGAAGATCACAACAGGAGACGAAGTCATCCAGTTTTTCCAAAATTACTTCCCTGACACCATCCCGCTAATTGGAGC AGAAGCACTCAAGAAAGATTATTTCCGCCTTCCCGCTCAAGCGATGGTCTCTGTTAAGTGCACCCCATATCACATCGGTGAGAAATGTGTCCTTATGGGAGACGCAGCCCACGCTGTGGTGCCGTTCTATGGACAGGGGATGAACGCT ggcTTTGAGGACTGCATTGTCTTTGATGAACTAATGGAACAGTTCAATGAGGATTTCA GTGCCGTGTTGCCTGAGTATACCAAGGTGCGGGTTCCAGACGACCATGCAATTGCAGACCTGGCCATGTACAACTATGTTGAA atGCGAGCGCACGTCAACTCCAAATGGTTTCTCTTCAGAAAGCATGTAGATAACGTCCTTCACTTCTTCCTGCCGAAGACAATCATCCCACTTTACACAATG GTCACTTTTACCAGGATCCCATACCATCAGGCTGTGGAGCGCTGGCACTGgcaaaacaaa GTGATAAACCGCGGGCTGCTCCTCAGTGCTGCGGGGGCTGCGTTGGGAGGCTCCTACCTGCTCACCAAGTATAGTCATCAAATGAGCCAGCTTGCTGTTCCTGCAGAGAAAATATGGAGCAGACTTGTGACTTTTCGGATCCCTGGAATGATAACAACccaaatgtga
- the LOC112145326 gene encoding kynurenine 3-monooxygenase isoform X3, whose protein sequence is MEDKIISKGIPMHARMIHSLSGKQSPIPYGKKGQYILSVDRANLNKELLTEAETYPNTKLNFDHKLQDWSADTGLMTFSRTDGSKDQIHADLIVGCDGAFSAIRKQFLRRSRFNYSQTYIPHGYMELTMPPINGEFAMKPNYLHIWPRNTFMMIALPNLDKTFTCTLFMPFEDFEKITTGDEVIQFFQNYFPDTIPLIGAEALKKDYFRLPAQAMVSVKCTPYHIGEKCVLMGDAAHAVVPFYGQGMNAGFEDCIVFDELMEQFNEDFSAVLPEYTKVRVPDDHAIADLAMYNYVEMRAHVNSKWFLFRKHVDNVLHFFLPKTIIPLYTMVTFTRIPYHQAVERWHWQNKVINRGLLLSAAGAALGGSYLLTKYSHQMSQLAVPAEKIWSRLVTFRIPGMITTQM, encoded by the exons ATGGAGGACAAG ATCATCTCCAAGGGAATTCCCATGCATGCAAGAATGATCCATTCCCTCAGTGGCAAACAGTCTCCAATCCCTTATGGCAAAAAAGGCCAG TACATCCTGTCAGTGGACCGGGCTAATCTGAACAAAGAGCTTCTAACCG AGGCAGAGACGTATCCAAACAcaaagctgaactttgaccacaAGCTTCAGGACTGGAGTGCTGACACAGGGCTGATGACCTTTAGCAG GACTGATGGATCAAAAGATCAAATTCATGCAGACCTGATTGTTGGTTGTGATGGAGCTTTTTCCGCCATTCGAAAGCAGTTCCTTCGGCGTAGTCGCTTTAACTACAGTCAGACGTACATCCCTCATGGCTACATGGAGCTCACCATGCCACCCATCAATGGAGAG tttgccATGAAGCCTAACTATCTGCACATCTGGCCACGAAACACTTTCATGATGATAGCTCTACCCAACCTG GACAAGACCTTTACCTGCACCCTCTTCATGCCATTTGAGGACTTTGAGAAGATCACAACAGGAGACGAAGTCATCCAGTTTTTCCAAAATTACTTCCCTGACACCATCCCGCTAATTGGAGC AGAAGCACTCAAGAAAGATTATTTCCGCCTTCCCGCTCAAGCGATGGTCTCTGTTAAGTGCACCCCATATCACATCGGTGAGAAATGTGTCCTTATGGGAGACGCAGCCCACGCTGTGGTGCCGTTCTATGGACAGGGGATGAACGCT ggcTTTGAGGACTGCATTGTCTTTGATGAACTAATGGAACAGTTCAATGAGGATTTCA GTGCCGTGTTGCCTGAGTATACCAAGGTGCGGGTTCCAGACGACCATGCAATTGCAGACCTGGCCATGTACAACTATGTTGAA atGCGAGCGCACGTCAACTCCAAATGGTTTCTCTTCAGAAAGCATGTAGATAACGTCCTTCACTTCTTCCTGCCGAAGACAATCATCCCACTTTACACAATG GTCACTTTTACCAGGATCCCATACCATCAGGCTGTGGAGCGCTGGCACTGgcaaaacaaa GTGATAAACCGCGGGCTGCTCCTCAGTGCTGCGGGGGCTGCGTTGGGAGGCTCCTACCTGCTCACCAAGTATAGTCATCAAATGAGCCAGCTTGCTGTTCCTGCAGAGAAAATATGGAGCAGACTTGTGACTTTTCGGATCCCTGGAATGATAACAACccaaatgtga